A window of the Dictyostelium discoideum AX4 chromosome 4 chromosome, whole genome shotgun sequence genome harbors these coding sequences:
- the xpr1 gene encoding EXS domain-containing protein — translation MKFGKYLQRRQVSAWKKKYVFYKSFKKQIKSIKRAKTEEELYIGNESQIQIELTAIPINKSISKIPPPSQSSSSPSQSQSQIEIPLQSIEPTTTTTTTAATSSSSSSTTTTNVNSKTIINSSGGSIKSNNSNPLSQSSIIQRGPVIIRENNIEREEKKFDSMLQEEFDKVNTFFKQQEDEFIHQFNDIKQKVVAMSEICKNSSSKSLKDAISEDSPRLGKFSHLFYNPSIIKKRNSSNLTSSAIKDDGVGGASSNSQRYAQSSPSSSSSSSPSAMAVKAIAHAANAETYWNPGSLKLGKIRRSLKRAMEENYREIQALKEYTSLNMIAFRKIFKKYDKVLQSDSSVDGMKLVQQQYFVKSKKLVVIEREIESLYTNTFKHGNRRNAMAKLRVPKEYNAPPKVVFLTGGLSGMSLILFIFCIRYMINNVAIIYFDSPTPLHFLSMFMLHRMIGIPILLLWYFGILLYVTSGKNINLFLILGWDARTNITHYHILFLASGLTFLWTLSLFLYTYLAIHIDGKLPILFPFLLIAIVLFIVFCPFNIIFRPSRYWLIHTFARIFSAPFLPVKFKDFFFGDQFTSLSIVLSDLEYVICFFVSDLWTDGDICWRINPYIKPCLVCVPPLLRALQSLRRFKDTKQNIHMMNFGKYSLTMLSTVTSSIANSKLLTDSSHKKGTLALWIIISIVSTIYSLGWDFLMDWGVLRTHSRNFLLRDHLFYRHKWVYYFAMITNTLMRGSWTINVSFEALSSRTKELIVLATAVIEVTRRFQWNFFRLENEHLSNVGKFRAFDLKIPDILNTQSQQQQQQQQQQQQQQQQQQQQQQQQQEEIGANELLGNNGEPIVGDSKTVITSDDFINGTSKQEGTIDLDRAQFQYSKNDLEDKIEESIINNKNNNNNECTPFSENSFYNNDHSGDENSNE, via the exons atgaaatttggaaaatattTACAACGAAGGCAAGTTAGTGCGtggaaaaagaaatatgttttttataaatcatttaaaaaacaaattaaatcaattaaaagagCAAAAACAGAAGAGGAATTATATATTGGAAATGAATCTCAGATACAGATAGAATTAACAGCAataccaataaataaatcaatatcaaaaataccaccaccatcacaaTCGTCATCATCGccatcacaatcacaatcacaaaTAGAAATACCATTACAAAGCATTGAacccacaacaacaacaacaacaacagcagcaacatcatcatcatcatcatcaacaactacaacaaatgtaaattctaaaacaataattaattcaagtGGAGGTAGtataaaaagtaataatagtaatccATTAAGTCAATCTTCAATTATTCAAAGAGGACCAGTAATAATTAGAGAGAATAATATAGAGAgagaagaaaagaaatttgaTTCAATGTTACAGGAGGAATTTGATAAAGTGAatacattttttaaacaacaaGAAGATGAATTTATACATCAATTCaatgatattaaacaaaAGGTAGTAGCAATGAgtgaaatttgtaaaaatagttcttcaaaaagtttaaaaGATGCAATTAGTGAGGATTCACCAAGGTTAGGTAAATTCtctcatttattttataatccttcaattataaagaaaagaaatagtTCAAATTTAACTTCATCAGCTATAAAAGATGATGGTGTCGGTGGTGCCTCATCAAATTCACAACGATACGCCCAATcgtcaccatcatcatcatcatcatcatcaccatcagcAATGGCAGTAAAAGCTATTGCACATGCAGCAAATGCAGAAACATATTGGAACCCGGGTAGTTTAAAATTGGGTAAAATTAGAAGATCATTAAAGAGAGCAATGGAGGAAAACTATAGAGAGATTCAAGCATTAAAAGAATACACTTCATTGAATATGATTGCATTTAgaaagatatttaaaaagtatGATAAAGTTTTACAATCTGATAGTTCAGTAGATGGTATGAAGTTAGTTCAACAGCAATACTTTGTCAAGTCTAAAAAGTTGGTTGTTATCGAACGTGAAATCGAATCATTGTATACAAACACTTTCAAGCATGGTAATAGAAGAAATGCAATGGCCAAACTTCGTGTACCCAAAGAATATAATGCACCACCGAAAGTGGTGTTCTTAACAGGTGGTCTATCTGGTATGAGCCTAATTCTCTTTATATTTTGTATACGTTATATGATTAATAACGTCGCCatcatttattttgattCGCCAACACCATTACACTTTTTATCAATGTTTATGCTCCATCGTATGATTGGTATACCAATTCTATTACTTTGGTATTTTGGTATTCTACTCTATGTCACCTCtggtaaaaatattaatttgtttttaatctTAGGTTGGGATGCTAGAACCAATATAACGCATTatcatattttattt ttaGCAAGTGGTTTAACATTTTTATGGACActtagtttatttttatatacatACTTGGCAATACATATTGATGGGAAATTACCGATACTTTTCCCATTTTTATTGATTGCTatagtattatttattgtgtTTTGTCCattcaatattatatttagaCCAAGTAGATATTGGTTAATTCATACATTTGCAAGAATTTTCAGTGCACCATTTTTACCTGTGAAATTCaaagatttcttttttggtgATCAGTTTacttcattatcaattgtaTTAAGTGATTTAGAGTATGTCATTTGCTTTTTCGTTTCAGATCTTTGGACAGATGGTGATATTTGCTGGAGAATTAATCCATATATTAAACCTTGTTTAGTTTGTGTACCACCTTTACTTCGTGCCTTACAATCACTTCGTCGTTTTAAAGatacaaaacaaaatattcaTATGATGAATTTTGGTAAATATTCATTAACAATGTTATCAACTGTTACAAGTTCAATcgcaaattcaaaattattaa cTGACTCGTCACATAAGAAAGGTACATTAGCATTATGGATAATTATATCAATTGTTAGTACAATTTATTCATTAGGGTGGGACTTTTTAATGGATTGGGGTGTTTTAAGAACTCATAGTCGTAATTTCCTTCTTCGTGATCATTTGTTTTATAGACACAAATGGGTTTATTATTTCGCAATGATTACAAATACATTGATGAGGGGATCTTGGACTATTAATGTTTCATTTGAAGCACTTTCTTCAAGAACtaaagaattaattgttttggCAACTGCTGTAATCGAAGTAACTAGAAGATTTCAATGGAATT ttttccGTTTAGAGAATGAACATTTAAGTAATGTTGGTAAATTTAGAGCATTTGATTTAAAGATACCAGATATATTAAATACACAAtcacagcaacaacaacaacaacaacaacaacaacaacaacaacaacaacaacaacaacaacaacagcaacaacaacaagaggAAATAGGtgcaaatgaattattaggAAATAATGGTGAACCAATTGTTGGTGATTCAAAAACTGTTATTACATCAGATGATTTCATAAATGGAACAAGTAAACAAGAAGGAACTATAGATTTAGATCGTGCTCAATTccaatattcaaaaaatgatttagaagataaaattgaagaatcaattataaataataagaataataataataatgaatgtACACCATTTTCagaaaattcattttataataatgatcATTCGGGTGATGAAAACTCAAAtgaatag
- the gdt5 gene encoding hypothetical protein produces MKNNFFKKTIILLIFLSIFILYSNADEETITTPPGYYGLKRIKRFPHSNIESNNISQTDADLYYPDICAGALPNAEGDLMTFYTFLDANLTLNKFLITKESIYSFMVHSLVILPGGSVTIKRGLLFFSLEEYNSLNIINPAKFPLDPMGYFPGILALGGSLTLIGNYPLIYSAQVLSKTTLRISPPFSSIPGDNINKLYQIKIFSDSNPLGSLCSIIMDSTRTIVNISGCPPIGNEKVMKVAFIKFTIDEMNTGISNRYSVKKIDESIGASIFITGDTKVHIENFFINGDGRTLNEEYNDHKLIFSPNNKNIVTDIIKGSNQRYRNSLYIEFSNNAVIKNCVIFEKDPRRSPIVFFASNVEFTSNIISSYSGSNLIAQFGTENIRSKNNHYFLVPYSRSLNTSAKSMDYGYEGGNGLYSLSPNIKSENDTFIGQLNIFNFNFISNRSSVTSFDRDCYAPCYNDSDSVLSSVQRPVDFYLINPKYFKISNITLFNSTIFNLFVANSNGNQPNTYTINGLVAIGPIVANLDSNFLILKDFIATENFKLDGSVKRLDIINSSIELPLTSKDIIKNVSSLSTNIQNSYLYYPSNDSVEQLKDQIYGSVITPYYYSSPITLDRIKIVSIYPNSPLQVISGLTFNIVIQFRLIYAFQDIIICIFTSDNDSIQNRTVDFNVLSNKCILPVSVGPNKEGSANVRVQIKNSLSSDYLYIIDFPQITVLKTYTFYSGWSMANPDLANQQFIVNGSLFQSGCQTKTDSNCTISENSNYVPNLPNVTSSDELNSLFSSGVTSLNSNEPVIITTAINSNSTISQIQLFFTHVPIDQHASLLSVYIDNQPVYVLEPLQSNQGPTFKNITFKYENTNSLEKINIAFTTRGDIYLTSMAIYSSNIFFIPPIIPDPTAIPDVPANENTLNLLTIVLPICSAVVVASSVMLGRLFYKKKFKKFKSADIENEMTTIEPIETSNSNIENKSESIATPQQRNEQKEIPNKIHPVLKSLVKPKIAPYTLISPLPPLETKTPEALNPHFNEIGCDPINENPEINSDEQIVLPVDTPQISPDSPQHSIPSSSPPPPPLPLPPSTSLKPLKLPIVDSFRTSSFMFRLERSNLIELSDPNNPLRFSSKILDFNLKGLKATLFKEYSNFLLISNISSSTIFVKVILPRDSRTGNVGYNVHEYF; encoded by the exons atgaaaaataacttttttaaaaagactattatactattaatatttctatccatatttattttatattcaaaTGCAGATG aagaaaCTATTACAACACCACCAGGTTATTATGGTTTAAAACGTATAAAAAGATTTCCACattcaaatattgaatcaaataatatttcacaAACAGATGCAGATTTATATTATCCAGATATATGCGCTGGCGCATTGCCAAACGCTGAAGGTGATCTAATGACTTTTTATACTTTCCTAGACGCTAATCttacattaaataaatttttaattacaaaag AAagtatttatagttttatggTCCACTCATTAGTTATTTTACCAGGTGGATCGGTGACAATTAAAAGAGGACTTTTGTTCTTCTCTCTTGAAGAATATAATAGTTTAAACATCATTAATCCCGCAAAATTTCCACTTGATCCAATGGGTTACTTTCCAGGTATTCTTGCATTGGGTGGTTCTTTAACACTTATTGGTAATTACCCACTGATTTATTCAGCCCAGGTTTTATCAAAAACAACTTTACGGATTTCTCCACCATTCTCAAGTATTCCTGgagataatattaataaactttatcaaattaaaatcttcTCAGATTCAAATCCTCTTGGTTCACTGTGCAGTATTATTATGGATTCTACTAGAACCATAGTAAACATTAGCGGTTGCCCACCAATAGGCAATGAAAAAGTAATGAAAGTAGcgtttataaaatttactaTCGACGAAATGAATACTGGAATCTCCAACAGATATTCTGTAAAGAAAATTGATGAATCGATTGGAGCATCAATTTTCATTACAGGAGATACTAAAGTgcatattgaaaatttttttataaatggtGATGGTAGAACATTAAATGAAGAATATAATGATCACAAATTAATATTCTCacccaataataaaaacattgtCACTGATATTATTAAGGGTAGCAACCAAAGATACAGAAACTCATTATacattgaattttcaaacaacgcagtaattaaaaattgtgttatttttgaaaaagatcCAAGAAGGTCACCAATTGTATTTTTCGCATCAAATGTTGAATTTACATCCAATATTATATCAAGTTATTCAGGTTCAAATTTAATAGCCCAATTTGGAACAGAAAACATTagatcaaaaaataatcattacTTTTTGGTCCCATATTCAAGATCATTGAATACATCAGCCAAAAGCATGGATTATGGATATGAGGGTGGTAATGGTTTATATTCGCTTTCACCAAACATCAAATCAGAAAATGATACTTTTATTggtcaattaaatatatttaactTTAATTTCATATCGAATAGATCAAGTGTAACATCATTTGATAGGGACTGTTACGCACCATGTTATAATGATTCTGATTCAGTTTTAAGTTCAGTTCAACGTCCAGTTgacttttatttaataaatccaaagtattttaaaatatctaataTTACATTATTTAACTCAACTATTTTCAACCTTTTTGTAGCTAATAGTAATGGAAATCAACCAAATACATATACGATCAATGGGTTAGTTGCAATAGGTCCAATTGTTGCGAATTTAGATagcaattttttaatattgaaggATTTTATTGCCacagaaaattttaaattagatGGTAGCGTTAAAAGATTAGATATTATAAATTCTAGCATTGAATTACCATTAACAAGTAaagatataattaaaaatgtctCATCCTTGTCAACAAATATCCAAAATTCATATTTATACTATCCATCAAATGATAGCGTTGAACAACTAAAAGATCAAATTTATGGATCAGTGATAACACCTTATTACTATAGTAGCCCAATTACATTGGATCGAATTAAAATCGTTTCAATTTATCCAAATTCTCCACTCCAAGTAATTTCAGGGTTGACTTTCAATATAGTAATCCAATTTAGATTAATTTATGCTTTTcaagatattattatatgtatTTTTACTTCTGATAATGATTCTATTCAAAATAGAACAGTCGATTTCAAtgtattatcaaataaatgtATATTACCTGTATCGGTTGGACCAAATAAAGAGGGTTCAGCAAATGTAAGagttcaaataaaaaattctcTATCATCAGACTACTTGTACATTATAGATTTCCCACAGATTACAGTATTAAAAACGTATACATTTTATTCTGGATGGAGTATGGCAAATCCTGACCTTGCTAACCAACAGTTTATAGTTAATGGTAGTTTATTTCAAAGTGGATGCCAAACAAAAACAGATAGCAACTGTACAATAtctgaaaattcaaattatgtACCAAATTTACCAAATGTCACTTCTTCTGACGAATTGAATAGTTTATTTTCAAGTGGAGTAACATCATTAAATTCCAATGAGCCAGTAATCATCACAACAGCAATCAACAGTAATTCTACAATCAGtcaaattcaattgttttttacaCATGTACCAATTGATCAGCATGCTAGTCTATTATCAGTTTACATTGACAATCAGCCAGTTTATGTATTAGAACCATTACAAAGCAATCAAGGTCCAACATTTAAAAACATAACATTCAAATATGAAAATACCAATTCATTAGAAAAGATTAATATAGCATTTACAACAAGAGgtgatatttatttaacatCAATGGCAATCTATTCATCAAACATATTTTTCATTCCCCCAATAATACCTGATCCAACAGCCATTCCAGATGTACCAGCCAATGAAAATACACTTAATCTATTAACAATAGTGTTACCTATTTGCTCTGCTGTAGTCGTGGCATCATCGGTAATGCTTGGaagattattttataaaaagaaatttaaaaaatttaaatcagcTGATATAGAAAATGAAATGACAACTATTGAACCAATAGaaacatcaaattcaaatattgaaaataaatctgAAAGTATTGCAACTCCTCAACAAAGAAAtgaacaaaaagaaatacCAAACAAAATTCATCCAGTTCTAAAATCTCTAGTCAAGCCAAAGATTGCACCCTATACACTAATCTCACCGCTACCTCCATTGGAAACTAAAACACCAGAAGCTTTAAATCCacattttaatgaaattggaTGTGACccaataaatgaaaatccaGAAATTAATTCTGATGAACAAATAGTTTTACCAGTTGATACACCTCAGATTAGTCCCGATTCCCCTCAACATTCAATACCCTCCTCTTCACCTCCACCTCCACCACTCCCACTTCCACCAAGTACCTCACTAAAACCTTTGAAGTTACCAATTGTTGATTCATTTAGAACCTCATCATTCATGTTTCGTTTAGAAAGATCTAATTTAATCGAACTTTCAGACCCTAACAATCCATTGAGATTTAGTAGTAAGATTTTAGATTTCAACCTCAAAGGACTCAAGGcaacattatttaaagaatactCAAATTTTTTACTCATTTCCAATATTTCAAGCTCAACCATTTTTGTTAAAGTTATTCTTCCAAGAGACTCTAGAACTGGTAATGTAGGTTATAATGTACATGAATATTTTTAG